A stretch of Zonotrichia leucophrys gambelii isolate GWCS_2022_RI chromosome 19, RI_Zleu_2.0, whole genome shotgun sequence DNA encodes these proteins:
- the RNF43 gene encoding E3 ubiquitin-protein ligase RNF43 produces the protein MSAGPQVQLAVLWPWLLMATLQAGLGHTGLALAAAVESERAAAQKAIIRVIPLKVEPIILEGEFANVAEVTPAEGKLLQSHPLSLCNTSEDEHTESGFITIVKLEQPDRDPNPCLSLANKAKLAGERGARAILFDITDDESAADQLRKPRGLSQPVVLIRGHDAELLMGVVNKNREAHVKIEVKEPPAWPDYDVWILLTVVSTVVVIILIFVVRTKCQLNRTQDSVQQQTLQAIGQLATRRYQPRARPAPRWDSASSCSSAPVCAICLEEFSEGQELRIISCSHEFHRECVDPWLQQHHTCPLCMFNILARDSGDQAMAASSRLVPQDMEPGRRLHLFRQHPGHALYHLPQAYPQRNLRSFPPESAHGNPFFHSPELSQLDFGTIHYMPYRPATSLLACGHVSPLAPGLLGQQHPNPSACGQVLAPHRTCPLQPQPPCVVPKAAVAQKQHRAPTLRRGLGHGHQHNSSGSGESYLTEHSGYLADGPGSDSSSGPCHGSSSDSMLNCTDVSLQGIHGSCSTFRSSLSSDYDPFVYCSSEGPTMDHGQEQLRLPRDRRPRSLDLMVPQGAALAKPQVLSHVHYHHHQHHHYRQDSECPPGRAGQGPGPRKSRYSGAKVALHSARTQKRTEKSHHSQQPLESSAVLQEAAPAGQPACPQEGQEPRHTPSTSPNRLDFSVDANRQLGAVPLSPRHSLQSRHHRRKRKCPLELDPALLPKDLAEPGACGAPLPPGHPAGSRCSPEAQPLIPSAALPSGSQPLWKCLVPQPSSELRKQEQRLSGRERNRSVPGDVSGTCTPRHSLSVRLHCPSQQGGQESEEEVQDVHEHSV, from the exons TCCCACCCACTATCCCTGTGCAACACCAGCGAGGATGAACACACAGAGTCGGGATTCATCACCATCGtcaagctggagcagccggACCGGGATCCCaacccctgcctgtccctggccaACAAG GCAAAGCTGGCGGGGGAGCGTGGAGCCCGTGCAATCCTTTTTGACATCACCGATGATGAAAGTGCTGCTGATCAG ctgaGGAAGCCCAGAGGCCTGAGCCAGCCTGTGGTCCTAATCAGGGGCCATGATGCTGAGCTCCTCATGGGCGTTGTGAACAAGAACAGAGAGGCCCACGTGAAGATAGAGGTCAAGGAGCCACCAGCTTGG CCAGACTACGATGTGTGGATTCTTCTCACAGTGGTCAGCACTGTGGTCGtcataattttgatttttgttgtcCGCACAAAGTGCCAGCTGAACAGGACTCAG GACTCGGTGCAGCAGCAGACCCTGCAGGCCATCGGGCAGCTGGCCACGCGCCGCTAccagccccgggcacggccggcCCCGCGCTGGGACTcggccagcagctgcagctccgcCCCGGTCTGTGCCATCTGCCTCGAGGAGTTCAGCGAGGGCCAG GAACTGCGGATCATCTCGTGCTCCCACGAGTTCCATCGGGAGTGTGTTGACCCTTGGCTGCAGCAACACCACACGTGTCCACTTTGCATGTTCAATATTCTTG CCAGAGACTCAGGGGACCAGGCCAtggctgccagctccaggctggtCCCTCAGGACATGGAGCCGGGGCGGCGACTCCACCTTTTCCGCCAGCATCCAGGACATGCCCTTTACCACCTCCCACAAGCATATCCTCAGAGGAACCTCAGGAGCTTTCCCCCAGAGTCAGCCCATGGCAACCCCTTCTTCCACTCTCCAGAGCTCTCCCAGTTGGATTTTGGCACCATCCACTACATGCCCTACAGACCAGCCACCTCCCTGCTGGCCTGTGGCCACGTGTCCCCGCTGGCCCCAGGcttgctggggcagcagcaccccaaCCCCTCTGCATGCGGGCAGGTGCTGGCACCCCACAGGACATGTCCCCTTCAGCCTCAGCCCCCCTGTGTGGTGCCCAAGGCAGCCGTGGCACAGAAGCAGCACCGTGCGCCCACCCTGCGCCGAGGGCTTGGCCACGGGCACCAGCACAACAGCAGTGGCTCTGGGGAGAGCTATCTCACGGAGCACAGTGGGTACCTGGCTGACGGGCCGGGCAGCGACTCCAGCTCGGGGCCCTGCCACGGCTCCTCCAGTGACTCCATGTTGAACTGCACGGACGTCAGCCTGCAGGGCATCCATGGCAGCTGCTCCACGTTccgcagctccctcagcagtgACTATGACCCCTTCGTGTACTGCAGCTCCGAGGGCCCCACCATGGACCacgggcaggagcagctgcggctgcccagggacaggcGGCCCCGGTCCTTGGACCTGATGGTGCCCCagggggctgctctggccaaGCCCCAGGTGCTCAGCCACGTCCactaccaccaccaccagcaccaccactaCAGGCAGGACTCAGAGTGTCCCCCTGGGCGAGCGGGGCAGGGGCCTGGGCCACGCAAATCCCGGTATTCCGGGGCCAAGGTTGCCCTCCACAGTGCTCGGACACAAAAGAGAACTGAGAAAAGCCATCActctcagcagcctctggaaagcagtgccgtgctgcaggaggcagctccagcaggccagccagcctgtccccaggaaGGCCAGGAGCCCCGTCACACCCCCTCCACTTCTCCAAACAGGCTGGACTTCAGTGTAGATGCCAACAGACAATTGGGagctgtcccactgtcccccagACACAGCTTACAGAGCAGGCATCACcgaaggaaaagaaagtgtcCCCTGGAGCTGGACCCCGCTCTCCTGCCCAAGGACTTGGCCGAGCCCGGAGCCTGTGGCGCTCCCCTTCCTCCCGGCCATCCCGCTGGCTCCCGCTGCTCTCCCGAAGCCCAGCCCCTGATCCCAAGCGCTGCCCTGCCCAGcggctcccagcccctctggaagTGTTTagtgccacagcccagctctgagctgaggaagcaggagcagaggttgTCAGGACGGGAGAGAAACCGCTCAGTTCCTGGGGATGTCTCAGGGACGTGCACCCCCAGGCACAGTCTGAGTGTCCGCCTTCACTGCCCATCTCAGCAGGGTGGTCAGG AATCTGAAGAGGAGGTCCAGGATGTCCATGAACACTCAGTTTAA
- the SUPT4H1 gene encoding transcription elongation factor SPT4, with product MAAISLETVPKDLRHLRACLLCSLVKTIDQFEYDGCDNCETYLQMKGNREMVYDCTSSSFDGIITMMSPEDSWVSKWQRISTFKPGVYAVSVTGRLPQGIVRELKSRGVAYKSRDTAIKT from the exons ATGGCCGCGATCTCGCTGGAGACCGTCCCCAAGGACCTGCGGCACCTGCGggcctgcctgctctgctccctcgTCAAG ACCATCGACCAGTTCGAGTATGATGGCTGTGACAACTGCGAGACGTATCTGCAGATGAAGGGCAACCGCGAGATGGTCTATGACTGCACCAGCTCCTCCTTTGATgg GATCATCACCATGATGAGCCCTGAGGACAGCTGGGTCTCCAAGTGGCAGCGGATCA GTACCTTCAAGCCAGGTGTCTATGCAGTGTCTGTGACCGGCCGCCTGCCCCAAG GGATCGTCCGGGAGCTGAAGAGCCGTGGCGTGGCCTACAAGTCTCGGGACACAGCCATAAAAACCTGA